In Candidatus Nanopelagicales bacterium, one genomic interval encodes:
- the recF gene encoding DNA replication/repair protein RecF, with protein MLVRRLALTDFRSYPEVDLLLEPGVTALVGPNGQGKTNLVEAVGYLATLGSHRVATDAPLVRAGAERAVVRAEVVRGDRSLLLEVEIAPGRSNRARINRAPVPRAREVLGLLRTVLFAPEDQALVKGDPSDRRRFLDDLLVQRAPRFAGVRADYERVLKQRNALLKSAGIARRSHEGEVVRTLEVWDTQLATLGADLLAARLDLVSSLQPLVAASYDAVSSGGAATTLRYQSSLGELDPGVDRSGLEQVILDAVAARRRDELDRGVTLVGPHRDDLRLLLGEFPAKGYASHGESWSYALALKLACYDLLRGEAGPDGEPVLVLDDVFAELDTRRRRRLAELVAPAPQVLVTAAVAEDVPVELDGGRVDVLDGQVRRVA; from the coding sequence GTGCTCGTCCGCAGGCTCGCCCTCACCGACTTCCGCAGCTACCCCGAGGTCGACCTCCTCCTCGAACCCGGCGTCACCGCGCTGGTCGGCCCCAACGGGCAGGGCAAGACCAACCTGGTCGAGGCCGTCGGCTACCTCGCCACCCTCGGCAGCCACCGGGTCGCCACCGACGCTCCGCTGGTCCGCGCCGGCGCGGAGCGCGCCGTGGTCCGCGCCGAGGTGGTCCGCGGCGACCGGTCGCTGCTGCTCGAGGTGGAGATCGCGCCGGGACGGTCCAACCGGGCGCGCATCAACCGCGCACCGGTGCCGCGGGCCCGTGAGGTGCTCGGGCTGCTGCGCACCGTGCTGTTCGCACCGGAGGACCAGGCGCTGGTCAAGGGAGACCCGTCGGACCGCCGACGCTTCCTGGACGACCTGCTCGTGCAGCGGGCGCCCCGGTTCGCCGGGGTGCGCGCGGACTACGAGCGGGTGCTCAAGCAGCGCAACGCGCTGCTGAAGTCCGCCGGCATCGCGCGGCGCTCGCACGAGGGGGAGGTCGTCCGCACGCTGGAGGTCTGGGACACCCAGCTCGCCACCCTGGGGGCCGACCTGCTGGCGGCGCGGCTGGACCTGGTGTCCTCGCTGCAGCCCCTGGTGGCGGCCTCGTACGACGCGGTGTCGTCCGGCGGTGCCGCCACCACGCTGCGGTACCAGTCCTCGCTGGGCGAGCTGGACCCGGGGGTGGACCGCTCCGGGCTGGAGCAGGTCATCCTCGATGCGGTCGCCGCCCGGCGCCGGGACGAGTTGGACCGCGGCGTCACCCTGGTCGGGCCGCACCGCGACGACCTGCGCCTGCTGCTGGGCGAGTTCCCTGCCAAGGGCTATGCCTCGCACGGCGAGTCCTGGTCGTACGCGCTGGCACTCAAGCTGGCCTGCTACGACCTGCTGCGCGGCGAGGCGGGCCCCGACGGCGAGCCGGTGCTGGTGCTCGACGACGTGTTCGCCGAGCTGGACACCCGGCGCCGGCGCAGGCTGGCCGAGCTGGTCGCCCCCGCGCCGCAGGTGCTGGTGACCGCGGCCGTGGCCGAGGACGTCCCCGTCGAGCTCGACGGGGGACGGGTCGACGTCCTGGACGGGCAGGTGCGCCGTGTCGCCTGA
- the dnaN gene encoding DNA polymerase III subunit beta has translation MKFRVERDVLADAVAWAARTLPSRPSLPVLAGLMVEADPTSDDGLRLSSFDYEVSARVGVAADVEEPGRALVSGRLLADIARSLPAQPVQLALEGTRVTVRCGRSSFTLPTLPVDDYPSLPAMPTTSGSVAGATLAAAVAQVAVAAGRDDTLPTLTGIRLEIDGGTVTLAATDRYRLAVREFAWSPESSGLEAQALVPARTLAETAKSLAGAEIVEIALASGGVGEGLIGFEGQGRRTTTRLLDGEFPKYRSLLPNEAATVASVETGPLVEAVKRVALVAERNTPVRLAFEGEELLLSAGTGDEAQASEALECRVEGDAIEIAFNPQYLLDGLGAVDAPVIRLSFTQSNRPAVLSGAAEVGAEPAPEYRYLLMPVRLAG, from the coding sequence TTGAAGTTCCGGGTCGAGCGGGACGTGCTCGCCGATGCCGTCGCCTGGGCGGCGCGCACCCTGCCCTCGCGGCCGTCGCTGCCGGTGCTGGCCGGGCTGATGGTCGAGGCGGACCCCACCTCCGACGACGGACTGCGGCTGTCCAGCTTCGACTACGAGGTGTCCGCCCGGGTCGGCGTGGCCGCCGACGTGGAGGAGCCGGGCCGCGCGCTGGTGTCCGGTCGGCTGCTGGCCGACATCGCCCGGTCGCTGCCCGCGCAGCCGGTGCAGCTGGCGCTGGAGGGCACCCGGGTGACCGTGCGCTGCGGGCGCTCGTCGTTCACCCTGCCGACGCTGCCCGTCGACGACTACCCCAGCCTCCCGGCGATGCCCACGACCTCCGGCTCCGTGGCCGGCGCGACCCTGGCCGCCGCCGTCGCGCAGGTCGCCGTGGCCGCCGGGCGTGACGACACCCTGCCCACGCTGACCGGCATCCGGCTGGAGATCGACGGCGGCACCGTGACCCTCGCCGCCACCGACCGCTACCGGCTCGCGGTGCGCGAGTTCGCCTGGTCGCCGGAGTCCTCGGGCCTGGAGGCACAGGCGCTGGTGCCCGCGCGCACGCTGGCCGAGACCGCGAAGTCGTTGGCGGGGGCCGAGATCGTGGAGATCGCGCTGGCCTCCGGGGGCGTCGGCGAGGGGCTCATCGGGTTCGAGGGGCAGGGGCGGAGGACGACGACCCGACTGCTCGACGGGGAGTTCCCCAAGTACCGCTCGCTGCTGCCCAACGAGGCCGCGACCGTCGCCTCGGTGGAGACCGGCCCGCTGGTCGAGGCCGTGAAGCGCGTGGCGCTGGTCGCCGAGCGCAACACCCCGGTGCGGCTGGCGTTCGAGGGCGAGGAGCTGCTGCTCAGCGCCGGGACCGGCGACGAGGCGCAGGCCTCGGAGGCGCTGGAGTGCCGGGTGGAGGGCGACGCGATCGAGATCGCCTTCAACCCGCAGTACCTGCTCGACGGTCTGGGTGCCGTCGACGCCCCGGTGATCCGGCTGTCGTTCACCCAGTCCAACCGGCCGGCGGTGCTGTCGGGGGCGGCGGAGGTCGGCGCCGAGCCGGCACCGGAGTACCGCTACCTGCTCATGCCGGTCCGGCTGGCCGGCTGA
- a CDS encoding DLW-39 family protein, with product MKKLLLLVALAGIGYLVYRQVSASRAEQDLWTEATAAPDLR from the coding sequence GTGAAGAAGTTGCTGCTCCTCGTCGCCCTTGCCGGAATCGGCTACCTCGTCTACCGCCAGGTCTCGGCCAGCCGGGCCGAGCAGGACCTGTGGACCGAGGCCACTGCGGCCCCGGACCTGCGCTGA
- the gyrA gene encoding DNA gyrase subunit A produces the protein MPDDTDITGTDLPGPGTPGSGSGDEGDPTLHHRIEPVDLQVEMQRSYLDYSMSVIVSRALPDVRDGLKPVHRRVLYAMYDGGYRPDRNFSKSARVVGDVMGNYHPHGDSAIYDALVRLAQPWSLRYPLVQGQGNFGSPGNDPPAAQRYTECRMAPLAMEMVRDIDEETVDFAPNYDGRTLEPVVLPARFPNLLVNGSAGIAVGMATNIPPHNLREVADGVLWALQNPDASREERMEALLERVKGPDFPTGALIVGRHTIEQAYRTGRGSITMRAVVTVEEDSRGRTYLLVTELPYQVNPDNLLLRIAELVSDGKLSGISDVRDDSSSRTGMRLIIELKRDAVPQVVLNNLFKHTQLQDTFGANMLALVDGVPRTLTLEQFVRYWINHQIEVIQRRTRYRLRKAEERAHILRGYLKALDALDEVIALIRASATVEDARVGLMALLEIDEVQATAILDMQLRRLAALERQKIIDEYDDLMAKIADYNDILASEARQRTIVADELTEVVDKYGDDRRTSFVPWDGDMSDEDFIAEEDVVVTITAGGYAKRTRSDLYRAQRRGGKGVRGAQLRQDDAVEHFFVTTTHHWILFFTDKGRVYRAKAYQLPETARDARGQHVANLLAFQPDEAIAQVLCLRDYEQAPYLVLATRSGMVKKTRLGEFDSNRTGGIIAINLSDDDEVISAQLVGPEDDLLLVSRKGMSARFGADDAQLRPMGRATSGVIGMRFRGDDALLSMDVVRPDAYVVTVTDGGYAKRTSVQEWATKGRGILGVRAMRLVEERGSLVGSLVCDVDDEIFAVASNGIVIRTRVAEVRASGRDTMGVKLMDLGADESVVAVARLAEPEADEDEEDGESDGAADPAVEGPADGPNHAEEVGGDADSAPNGHHGDSDGPDSGS, from the coding sequence GTGCCCGACGACACCGACATCACCGGCACCGACCTGCCCGGCCCCGGGACCCCCGGCTCCGGCTCCGGCGACGAGGGGGATCCGACGCTGCACCACCGGATCGAGCCGGTGGACCTGCAGGTCGAGATGCAGCGGTCCTACCTGGACTACTCGATGTCCGTCATCGTGTCCCGGGCGCTGCCGGACGTGCGGGACGGCCTGAAGCCGGTGCACCGCCGGGTGCTGTACGCGATGTACGACGGCGGCTACCGGCCGGACCGCAACTTCTCCAAGTCCGCCCGGGTCGTCGGCGACGTCATGGGCAACTACCACCCGCACGGTGACTCCGCGATCTACGACGCGCTGGTGCGGCTGGCGCAGCCGTGGTCGCTGCGCTACCCGCTGGTGCAGGGACAGGGCAACTTCGGCTCGCCGGGCAACGACCCGCCGGCGGCGCAGCGCTACACCGAGTGCCGGATGGCGCCGCTGGCGATGGAGATGGTGCGCGACATCGACGAGGAGACCGTCGACTTCGCGCCGAACTACGACGGCCGCACGCTGGAGCCGGTGGTGCTGCCGGCACGGTTCCCGAACCTGCTGGTCAACGGCAGCGCGGGCATCGCGGTCGGGATGGCGACCAACATTCCGCCGCACAACCTGCGCGAGGTCGCCGACGGCGTGCTGTGGGCGCTGCAGAACCCCGACGCCAGCCGCGAGGAGCGGATGGAGGCGCTGCTGGAGCGGGTGAAGGGCCCGGACTTCCCGACCGGGGCGCTGATCGTCGGCAGGCACACGATCGAGCAGGCCTACCGGACCGGCCGCGGCTCGATCACGATGCGCGCGGTCGTCACGGTGGAGGAGGACTCCCGCGGGCGCACGTACCTGCTGGTCACCGAGCTGCCCTACCAGGTCAACCCGGACAACCTGCTGCTGCGCATCGCCGAGCTGGTCAGCGACGGCAAGCTGTCGGGCATCTCCGACGTGCGCGACGACTCCTCCTCGCGCACCGGCATGCGGCTGATCATCGAGCTCAAGCGCGACGCCGTGCCGCAGGTGGTGCTCAACAACCTGTTCAAGCACACCCAGCTGCAGGACACCTTCGGCGCCAACATGCTGGCGCTGGTCGACGGGGTCCCGCGCACGCTGACGCTGGAGCAGTTCGTCCGCTACTGGATCAACCACCAGATCGAGGTCATCCAGCGGCGCACGCGCTACCGGCTGCGCAAGGCCGAGGAGCGCGCGCACATCCTGCGCGGCTACCTCAAGGCCCTCGACGCCCTCGACGAGGTCATCGCGCTGATCCGGGCGTCGGCGACGGTGGAGGACGCCCGCGTCGGGTTGATGGCGCTGCTGGAGATCGACGAGGTCCAGGCCACCGCGATCCTGGACATGCAGCTGCGCCGGCTGGCCGCCCTGGAGCGGCAGAAGATCATCGACGAGTACGACGACCTGATGGCGAAGATCGCCGACTACAACGACATCCTCGCCTCCGAGGCCCGGCAGCGGACCATCGTCGCCGACGAGCTCACCGAGGTCGTCGACAAGTACGGCGACGACCGGCGCACCTCGTTCGTGCCCTGGGACGGCGACATGTCCGACGAGGACTTCATCGCCGAGGAGGACGTGGTCGTCACCATCACCGCGGGCGGCTACGCCAAGCGCACCCGCAGCGACCTGTACCGCGCGCAGCGGCGCGGCGGCAAGGGCGTACGCGGCGCGCAGCTGCGGCAGGACGACGCGGTCGAGCACTTCTTCGTGACCACGACGCACCACTGGATCCTGTTCTTCACCGACAAGGGACGGGTCTACCGGGCGAAGGCCTACCAGCTGCCCGAGACCGCGCGGGACGCCCGCGGCCAGCACGTGGCGAATCTGCTGGCGTTCCAGCCGGACGAGGCGATCGCCCAGGTGCTGTGCCTGCGCGACTACGAGCAGGCTCCGTACCTCGTGCTCGCCACCCGGTCGGGGATGGTGAAGAAGACCCGGCTGGGCGAGTTCGACTCCAACCGCACCGGCGGCATCATCGCCATCAACCTGTCCGACGACGACGAGGTGATCTCCGCGCAGCTGGTGGGTCCGGAGGATGACCTGCTGCTGGTGTCCCGCAAGGGGATGTCGGCTCGGTTCGGCGCCGACGACGCGCAGCTGCGCCCGATGGGCCGGGCGACGTCCGGCGTGATCGGCATGCGGTTCCGCGGTGACGACGCGCTGCTGTCGATGGACGTGGTCCGCCCCGATGCGTACGTCGTCACGGTGACCGACGGCGGCTACGCCAAGCGCACGTCGGTGCAGGAGTGGGCGACCAAGGGCCGCGGCATCCTCGGGGTCCGCGCGATGCGGCTGGTCGAGGAGCGCGGCTCGCTGGTCGGGTCCCTGGTCTGCGACGTCGACGACGAGATCTTCGCGGTGGCCAGCAACGGGATCGTGATCCGCACGCGGGTGGCCGAGGTGCGGGCCTCCGGCCGGGACACCATGGGTGTGAAGCTGATGGATCTGGGCGCGGACGAGTCGGTGGTCGCGGTGGCCCGGCTGGCCGAGCCCGAGGCCGACGAGGACGAGGAGGACGGCGAGTCGGACGGTGCTGCGGACCCGGCGGTCGAGGGGCCCGCGGACGGCCCGAACCACGCCGAAGAGGTGGGTGGGGACGCGGATTCCGCTCCGAACGGTCATCATGGTGACTCGGACGGGCCCGACAGCGGGTCCTGA
- a CDS encoding DUF3566 domain-containing protein: MSGTQRTETSGSAGTPPSPAQPPLDPRVVRSAPLTRSAPQAGAPPMTAQATGATVRPTGPRRARLYVTRIDPWSVMKASFMLALSIAIVLGIAVAALWYVLDMTGVFDAVSRNVNEVVGGGTETFDMMQLVDFNRVMGVTLVIGSVEIVIVSMLATLFAFLYNLTVGITGGLEVTLSDDA; encoded by the coding sequence ATGAGCGGCACCCAGCGGACGGAGACGTCCGGCTCGGCGGGCACGCCGCCGTCCCCTGCGCAGCCGCCGCTGGACCCGCGGGTGGTGCGGTCCGCGCCGCTGACGCGGTCGGCGCCGCAGGCCGGGGCCCCCCCGATGACGGCCCAGGCCACCGGAGCAACGGTGCGGCCGACCGGCCCTCGGCGGGCCCGCCTCTACGTCACCCGGATCGACCCGTGGTCGGTGATGAAGGCGTCGTTCATGCTGGCGCTGTCCATCGCGATCGTGCTCGGGATCGCCGTCGCCGCGCTGTGGTACGTGCTGGACATGACCGGTGTCTTCGACGCGGTCTCCCGCAACGTCAACGAGGTCGTCGGCGGGGGGACCGAGACCTTCGACATGATGCAGCTCGTCGACTTCAACCGGGTCATGGGTGTGACCCTGGTGATCGGGTCGGTCGAGATCGTCATCGTCTCCATGCTGGCGACGCTGTTCGCGTTCCTCTACAACCTCACCGTCGGCATCACCGGCGGCCTGGAGGTCACGCTCTCCGACGACGCCTGA
- the gyrB gene encoding DNA topoisomerase (ATP-hydrolyzing) subunit B — MSYDASAITVLEGLDAVRKRPGMYIGSTGERGLHHLVYEVVDNSVDEAMAGYASQISVSLLDDGAVRVVDDGRGIPVDEHPVEKKPAVEVVLTVLHAGGKFGGGGYSVSGGLHGVGVSVVNALSTRLDVEVRRDGYVWRQSYLHGVPTAPLARGEATDSTGTTVTFWADQDIFETTHYDFETLSRRFQEMAFLNKGMTISLTDERAVETPAIDDDGDVEELQQRSVTYHYEGGIADFVTYLNASKGPANPTVIDVSAETDDQRMSAEIAMQWNSGFSESVYTFANTINTTEGGTHEEGFRAALTTLLNKFAREWGVLKDKDANLTGEDIREGLTAIVSVKLAEPQFEGQTKTKLGNTEMKTFVQKLVNEQLGEWLEKNPAEGKEIARKSVNAASARIAARKARDLARNRKGLLGGSGMPGKLIDCSSREPEECEIFIVEGDSAGGSARQGRDPRIQAILPIRGKILNVEKARIDKVLQNNEVQALISAFGTGVHDDFDINRLRYHKVVLMADADVDGQHIRTLLLTLLFRFMRPLVERGHVFLAQPPLYKIKWQRETAEFAYSDRERDALMETGLAAGRKLPKEEGVQRYKGLGEMNADELWETTMDPERRVLLQVTLDDAAQADEMFTVLMGEDVEARRNFIQRNAKDVRFLDI; from the coding sequence GTGTCGTACGACGCCAGCGCGATCACCGTGCTCGAGGGGCTCGACGCGGTGCGCAAGCGCCCGGGCATGTACATCGGCTCCACCGGGGAGCGCGGCCTGCACCACCTGGTCTACGAGGTCGTCGACAACTCCGTCGACGAGGCGATGGCCGGCTACGCCTCCCAGATCTCGGTGAGCCTGCTCGACGACGGCGCGGTGCGCGTCGTCGACGACGGTCGCGGCATCCCCGTCGACGAGCACCCGGTGGAGAAGAAGCCCGCGGTCGAGGTCGTCCTCACCGTGCTGCACGCCGGCGGCAAGTTCGGCGGCGGCGGCTACTCGGTGTCCGGCGGTCTGCACGGCGTCGGCGTGTCCGTCGTCAACGCGCTGTCCACCCGCCTGGACGTGGAGGTGCGCCGGGACGGGTACGTGTGGCGGCAGTCCTACCTGCACGGCGTCCCCACGGCTCCTCTCGCCCGCGGAGAGGCCACCGACTCCACCGGCACCACGGTCACGTTCTGGGCCGACCAGGACATCTTCGAGACGACGCACTACGACTTCGAGACGCTGTCGCGCCGGTTCCAGGAGATGGCGTTCCTCAACAAGGGCATGACCATCTCGCTGACCGACGAGCGGGCGGTCGAGACCCCCGCGATCGACGACGACGGTGACGTGGAGGAGCTGCAGCAGCGCTCGGTCACCTACCACTACGAGGGCGGCATCGCCGACTTCGTCACGTACCTCAACGCCAGCAAGGGCCCGGCCAACCCCACCGTGATCGACGTGTCGGCGGAGACCGACGACCAGCGCATGAGCGCCGAGATCGCGATGCAGTGGAACAGCGGCTTCTCGGAGTCGGTCTACACGTTCGCCAACACCATCAACACCACCGAGGGCGGCACCCATGAGGAGGGCTTCCGGGCGGCGCTGACGACGCTGCTCAACAAGTTCGCCCGCGAGTGGGGCGTGCTCAAGGACAAGGACGCCAACCTCACCGGCGAGGACATCCGCGAGGGACTCACCGCGATCGTCAGCGTCAAGCTGGCCGAGCCGCAGTTCGAGGGCCAGACCAAGACCAAGCTCGGCAACACCGAGATGAAGACGTTCGTGCAGAAGCTGGTCAACGAGCAGCTCGGCGAGTGGCTGGAGAAGAACCCGGCCGAGGGCAAGGAGATCGCGCGCAAGTCGGTCAACGCCGCCTCCGCGCGGATCGCGGCCCGCAAGGCGCGCGACCTGGCCCGCAACCGCAAGGGCCTGCTCGGCGGGTCCGGCATGCCGGGGAAGCTCATCGACTGCTCCTCCCGCGAGCCGGAGGAGTGCGAGATCTTCATCGTCGAGGGAGACAGCGCCGGCGGGTCCGCGCGGCAGGGGCGCGACCCGCGGATCCAGGCGATCCTCCCGATCCGCGGCAAGATCCTCAACGTCGAGAAGGCCCGCATCGACAAGGTGCTGCAGAACAACGAGGTGCAGGCGCTGATCTCGGCGTTCGGCACCGGCGTGCACGACGACTTCGACATCAACCGGCTGCGCTACCACAAGGTCGTGCTGATGGCCGACGCCGACGTCGACGGCCAGCACATCCGCACCCTGCTGCTGACGCTGCTGTTCCGGTTCATGCGACCGCTGGTCGAGCGGGGGCACGTGTTCCTCGCCCAGCCCCCGCTGTACAAGATCAAGTGGCAGCGCGAGACCGCGGAGTTCGCGTACTCCGACCGCGAGCGGGACGCGCTGATGGAGACCGGCCTGGCCGCCGGGCGCAAGCTGCCCAAGGAGGAGGGCGTGCAGCGCTACAAGGGCCTCGGCGAGATGAACGCCGACGAGTTGTGGGAGACCACCATGGACCCGGAGCGCCGGGTGCTGCTGCAGGTCACGCTCGACGATGCCGCCCAGGCCGACGAGATGTTCACCGTCCTCATGGGCGAGGACGTGGAGGCCCGCCGCAACTTCATCCAGCGCAACGCCAAGGACGTCCGGTTCCTCGACATCTGA
- the dnaA gene encoding chromosomal replication initiator protein DnaA, whose product MDNAVDLASVWTRALDSLSDGALSPQQRAFVGLTRPLGLVEDTALVAAPNEFTKDVLETRLRPLVVDALSAIVGREIRLAVTVDPSIAPSLDEDATDEVADATYAGDPGPTGAAATAGAGPSVREAGTGPNEPTAGEAGPATVGLLTRTGPATSHPDGRSPDSRTADTRTPVPPAQPAVGPAAADRPPLHLVGSQDQRPGTGSPTARAEDGRLNAKYTFDTFVIGSSNRFAHAAAVAVAEQPAKAYNPLFVYGESGLGKTHLLHAIGHYTRTLYQGTRVRYVSSEEFTNEFINSIRDDKAAAFQRRYRDVDVLLVDDIQFLSGKVQTQEEFFHTFNTLHNANKQIVVTSDLPPKQLQDFEDRMRSRFEWGLITDVQPPDLETRIAILRKKSAQERLVAPPEVLEYIASKISTNIRELEGALIRVTAFASLNRQPVDLGLAEVVLKDLIPSDTGPEITAALIMSQSAAYFGVSVDDLCGSSRSRVLVTARQIAMYLCRELTDLSLPKIGQAFGGRDHTTVMHADRKIRQLMAERRSLYNQVTDLTSRIKSQARAG is encoded by the coding sequence GACCCGGGCCCTCGACAGCCTCTCCGACGGCGCCCTGTCCCCCCAGCAGCGGGCGTTCGTCGGACTGACCCGCCCGCTCGGCCTGGTCGAGGACACCGCGCTGGTCGCCGCGCCGAACGAGTTCACCAAGGACGTGCTGGAGACCCGGCTGCGCCCGCTGGTCGTGGACGCCCTCAGCGCCATCGTCGGCCGGGAGATCCGGCTGGCGGTGACCGTCGACCCCTCGATCGCGCCCAGCCTGGACGAGGACGCCACCGACGAGGTCGCCGACGCTACCTACGCCGGCGACCCCGGCCCGACCGGGGCCGCCGCCACTGCCGGGGCCGGTCCGTCGGTGCGCGAGGCCGGCACCGGCCCGAACGAGCCGACGGCCGGCGAGGCGGGTCCGGCCACCGTGGGCCTGCTCACCCGCACCGGTCCGGCGACCAGCCACCCCGATGGCCGGTCCCCCGACAGCCGGACCGCCGACACCCGCACCCCCGTACCCCCGGCGCAGCCGGCCGTCGGACCGGCCGCCGCCGACCGGCCGCCCCTGCACCTCGTGGGGTCGCAGGACCAGCGCCCGGGCACCGGCTCGCCGACGGCTCGCGCCGAGGACGGCCGGCTCAACGCGAAGTACACCTTCGACACGTTCGTCATCGGCTCCAGCAACCGGTTCGCGCACGCCGCGGCCGTCGCGGTCGCCGAGCAGCCGGCGAAGGCCTACAACCCGCTGTTCGTCTACGGCGAGTCCGGCCTGGGCAAGACCCACCTGCTGCACGCGATCGGGCACTACACCCGCACGCTGTACCAGGGCACCCGGGTCCGCTACGTGAGCTCGGAGGAGTTCACCAACGAGTTCATCAACAGCATCCGCGACGACAAGGCGGCCGCGTTCCAGCGCCGCTACCGCGACGTGGATGTGCTGCTCGTGGACGACATCCAGTTCCTGTCCGGCAAGGTGCAGACGCAGGAGGAGTTCTTCCACACGTTCAACACGCTGCACAACGCCAACAAGCAGATCGTCGTCACCTCGGACCTGCCGCCCAAGCAGTTGCAGGACTTCGAGGACCGGATGCGTTCGCGGTTCGAGTGGGGCCTCATCACCGACGTCCAGCCGCCGGACCTGGAGACCCGGATCGCCATCCTGCGCAAGAAGTCCGCGCAGGAGCGGCTGGTCGCCCCGCCCGAGGTGCTGGAGTACATCGCCTCGAAGATCTCCACCAACATCCGCGAGCTCGAGGGCGCGCTGATCCGGGTCACCGCGTTCGCCAGCCTCAACCGTCAGCCGGTGGACCTCGGCCTGGCGGAGGTCGTGCTCAAGGACCTCATCCCCTCCGACACCGGCCCGGAGATCACGGCCGCGCTGATCATGTCCCAGTCGGCGGCGTACTTCGGGGTGTCGGTCGACGACCTGTGCGGGTCCTCGCGCAGCCGGGTGCTGGTGACCGCCCGCCAGATCGCGATGTACCTGTGCCGGGAGCTCACCGACCTGTCCCTGCCCAAGATCGGCCAGGCCTTCGGCGGCCGCGACCACACCACCGTCATGCACGCCGACCGCAAGATCCGCCAGCTGATGGCCGAGCGGCGCAGCCTCTACAACCAGGTCACCGACCTCACCAGCCGGATCAAGTCGCAGGCCCGCGCCGGCTGA
- a CDS encoding DciA family protein, with product MSPDRPDEGPESRPAADGVDLARAALARARADARRRTRADTGGSGGAPTSRPTARSGAVRRVAPDEEPRSGPGPDERDPQRLGSAVDRLVRERGWQAEAAAGGLIGRWREIVGPDLAEHVVPESFEPGPDGRGGRLLLRASSTAWATQLRLLLPSLRSRLDAELGGGVIRDVRVVGPAAPVRPSGPRRVPGRGPRDTYG from the coding sequence GTGTCGCCTGACCGGCCGGACGAGGGGCCCGAGAGCCGGCCGGCGGCGGACGGGGTGGACCTGGCGCGCGCGGCGCTGGCCCGGGCCCGCGCGGACGCCCGGCGGCGCACCCGGGCCGACACCGGTGGCTCCGGTGGGGCGCCGACGTCCCGGCCGACCGCGCGGTCCGGCGCGGTGCGGCGCGTGGCGCCGGACGAGGAGCCCCGCTCGGGCCCGGGCCCGGACGAGCGTGACCCGCAGCGGCTCGGCAGCGCCGTCGACCGGCTGGTGCGCGAGCGCGGCTGGCAGGCCGAGGCGGCCGCGGGGGGCCTGATCGGCCGGTGGCGGGAGATCGTCGGACCGGACCTGGCCGAGCACGTGGTCCCGGAGTCGTTCGAGCCCGGCCCGGACGGCCGCGGCGGGCGGTTGCTGCTGCGCGCGTCGTCCACGGCCTGGGCCACCCAGCTGCGGCTGCTGCTGCCGTCGCTGCGCTCCCGTCTCGATGCCGAGCTCGGCGGCGGCGTCATCCGGGACGTGCGGGTGGTCGGCCCGGCCGCGCCGGTACGCCCCTCCGGTCCCCGCCGGGTGCCCGGCCGCGGTCCGCGGGACACCTACGGCTGA